A genomic window from Quercus lobata isolate SW786 chromosome 10, ValleyOak3.0 Primary Assembly, whole genome shotgun sequence includes:
- the LOC115963529 gene encoding inositol 1,3,4-trisphosphate 5/6-kinase 4-like isoform X5: MTTDQGISYDLGLSDDKVSLLKRLATLYSFDCFILNASSIDDAKNEIMLAWGDTGGSILYVVSDKKKEFFPKLSNCSWLIVVLRSLGQESADVTEGGSSCENSSMIFINKLEELPSTVCHINRKVSKATGNSVVTVGYVMKPSREEDFAKRGAFPLYPTQNGLIFMPLTFELPLSPQLQEVDIVLHKATDGIKSIELKSRTNFSNRIVYTSGMQDLQRYLEDHPDCCVIDSFNNIYPVLDRLEIQEILLCLEDLKTEGRSTIRGPRFLKVDSFKEPDLLQRLSEAKLSLPSIVKPQVACGVANAHNMAIIFRNEDFKDLSVPLPAVVQEYVDHSSTLYKFYVLGEKVFYAVKKSTPNADILMKLSESNGLKPLVFDSLKSLPTAKEDQHYGDGNCSKATNSCVDLDLVTDAANWLRGVLDLTIFGFDVVIQEGTCDHVIVDVNYLPSFKEVPDDIAIPAFWEAIKKKFELKRSK; encoded by the exons GTGAGTCTTCTGAAAAGGCTGGCAACCCTTTACTCGTTTGATTGTTTTATCTTGAATGCATCTTCCATAGATGATGCTAAAAATGAGATTATGCTAGCTTGGGGGGACACTGGAGGCAGTATTTTGTACGTAGTTTCTGACAAGAAGAAGGAATTCTTTCCAAAACTAAGCAATTGCAGTTGGCTGATCGTTGTTCTTA GATCTCTTGGGCAAGAATCAGCAGATG TTACTGAAGGCGGCAGTTCATGTGAGAACTCAAGcatgatttttatcaacaagCTAGAAGAGTTGCCTTCAACTGTATGCCACATAAATAGAAAGGTTTCAAAA GCAACTGGTAACAGTGTTGTGACTGTTGGATATGTTATGAAACCTTCACGTGAAGAAGATTTTGCTAAG AGGGGTGCATTTCCTTTGTATCCTACTCAAAATGGGTTGATATTCATGCCCCTCACCTTTGAGCTTCCTTTATCACCTCAATTACAAGAGGTTGACATAGTTCTCCATAAAGCAACTGATGGAATTAAATCCATTGAATTGAAGAGCCGTACAAACTTCTCTAACAGAATAGTTTACACCAGTGGCATGCAGGACTTACAAAG ATATTTGGAGGATCACCCAGATTGTTGTGTGATTGATTCATTTAACAACATCTACCCTGTGTTAGATCGGCTGGAAATTCAAGAAATTCTACTTTGCTTGGAGGATCTCAAAACTGAAGGCCGCTCTACAATCAGGGGCCCCCGTTTCTTGAAG GTTGATAGTTTCAAAGAACCTGATTTGCTGCAAAGGCTGTCTGAAGCTAAATTATCTCTTCCAAGTATAGTGAAGCCTCAAGTTGCATGTGGTGTAGCTAATGCTCACAATATG GCAATCATATTCAGAAATGAAGATTTTAAGGACTTGAGTGTTCCTCTTCCAGCTGTTGTGCAG GAATATGTGGATCATTCATCTACTTTGTACAAATTTTATGTCTTGGGTGAAAAAGTTTTCTATGCAGTTAAAAAGTCTACACCAAATGCTGATATCTTGATGAAATTATCTGAAAGTAATGGACTCAAACCTCTAGTCTTTGACAG CTTAAAATCTCTTCCCACTGCCAAAGAAGACCAGCATTATGGTGATGGTAATTGTTCCAAGGCCACTAATAGTTGTGTTGATCTTGATCTGGTTACAGACGCAGCAAATTGGCTTAGGGGAGTGCTTGATCTTACCATCTTTGGCTTTGATGTTGTT ATTCAGGAAGGCACTTGTGATCATGTCATTGTGGATGTAAATTATCTCCCATCTTTTAAGGAAGTTCCTGATGATATTGCAATACCTGCCTTTTGGGAGGCTATTAAGAagaaatttgaattgaaaaggTCAAAATAA
- the LOC115963529 gene encoding inositol 1,3,4-trisphosphate 5/6-kinase 4-like isoform X6, producing MLAWGDTGGSILYVVSDKKKEFFPKLSNCSWLIVVLRSLGQESADVTEGGSSCENSSMIFINKLEELPSTVCHINRKVSKATGNSVVTVGYVMKPSREEDFAKRGAFPLYPTQNGLIFMPLTFELPLSPQLQEVDIVLHKATDGIKSIELKSRTNFSNRIVYTSGMQDLQRYLEDHPDCCVIDSFNNIYPVLDRLEIQEILLCLEDLKTEGRSTIRGPRFLKVDSFKEPDLLQRLSEAKLSLPSIVKPQVACGVANAHNMAIIFRNEDFKDLSVPLPAVVQEYVDHSSTLYKFYVLGEKVFYAVKKSTPNADILMKLSESNGLKPLVFDSLKSLPTAKEDQHYGDGNCSKATNSCVDLDLVTDAANWLRGVLDLTIFGFDVVIQEGTCDHVIVDVNYLPSFKEVPDDIAIPAFWEAIKKKFELKRSK from the exons ATGCTAGCTTGGGGGGACACTGGAGGCAGTATTTTGTACGTAGTTTCTGACAAGAAGAAGGAATTCTTTCCAAAACTAAGCAATTGCAGTTGGCTGATCGTTGTTCTTA GATCTCTTGGGCAAGAATCAGCAGATG TTACTGAAGGCGGCAGTTCATGTGAGAACTCAAGcatgatttttatcaacaagCTAGAAGAGTTGCCTTCAACTGTATGCCACATAAATAGAAAGGTTTCAAAA GCAACTGGTAACAGTGTTGTGACTGTTGGATATGTTATGAAACCTTCACGTGAAGAAGATTTTGCTAAG AGGGGTGCATTTCCTTTGTATCCTACTCAAAATGGGTTGATATTCATGCCCCTCACCTTTGAGCTTCCTTTATCACCTCAATTACAAGAGGTTGACATAGTTCTCCATAAAGCAACTGATGGAATTAAATCCATTGAATTGAAGAGCCGTACAAACTTCTCTAACAGAATAGTTTACACCAGTGGCATGCAGGACTTACAAAG ATATTTGGAGGATCACCCAGATTGTTGTGTGATTGATTCATTTAACAACATCTACCCTGTGTTAGATCGGCTGGAAATTCAAGAAATTCTACTTTGCTTGGAGGATCTCAAAACTGAAGGCCGCTCTACAATCAGGGGCCCCCGTTTCTTGAAG GTTGATAGTTTCAAAGAACCTGATTTGCTGCAAAGGCTGTCTGAAGCTAAATTATCTCTTCCAAGTATAGTGAAGCCTCAAGTTGCATGTGGTGTAGCTAATGCTCACAATATG GCAATCATATTCAGAAATGAAGATTTTAAGGACTTGAGTGTTCCTCTTCCAGCTGTTGTGCAG GAATATGTGGATCATTCATCTACTTTGTACAAATTTTATGTCTTGGGTGAAAAAGTTTTCTATGCAGTTAAAAAGTCTACACCAAATGCTGATATCTTGATGAAATTATCTGAAAGTAATGGACTCAAACCTCTAGTCTTTGACAG CTTAAAATCTCTTCCCACTGCCAAAGAAGACCAGCATTATGGTGATGGTAATTGTTCCAAGGCCACTAATAGTTGTGTTGATCTTGATCTGGTTACAGACGCAGCAAATTGGCTTAGGGGAGTGCTTGATCTTACCATCTTTGGCTTTGATGTTGTT ATTCAGGAAGGCACTTGTGATCATGTCATTGTGGATGTAAATTATCTCCCATCTTTTAAGGAAGTTCCTGATGATATTGCAATACCTGCCTTTTGGGAGGCTATTAAGAagaaatttgaattgaaaaggTCAAAATAA
- the LOC115963529 gene encoding inositol 1,3,4-trisphosphate 5/6-kinase 4-like isoform X4: MTTDAQALQGISYDLGLSDDKVSLLKRLATLYSFDCFILNASSIDDAKNEIMLAWGDTGGSILYVVSDKKKEFFPKLSNCSWLIVVLRSLGQESADVTEGGSSCENSSMIFINKLEELPSTVCHINRKVSKATGNSVVTVGYVMKPSREEDFAKRGAFPLYPTQNGLIFMPLTFELPLSPQLQEVDIVLHKATDGIKSIELKSRTNFSNRIVYTSGMQDLQRYLEDHPDCCVIDSFNNIYPVLDRLEIQEILLCLEDLKTEGRSTIRGPRFLKVDSFKEPDLLQRLSEAKLSLPSIVKPQVACGVANAHNMAIIFRNEDFKDLSVPLPAVVQEYVDHSSTLYKFYVLGEKVFYAVKKSTPNADILMKLSESNGLKPLVFDSLKSLPTAKEDQHYGDGNCSKATNSCVDLDLVTDAANWLRGVLDLTIFGFDVVIQEGTCDHVIVDVNYLPSFKEVPDDIAIPAFWEAIKKKFELKRSK; this comes from the exons GTGAGTCTTCTGAAAAGGCTGGCAACCCTTTACTCGTTTGATTGTTTTATCTTGAATGCATCTTCCATAGATGATGCTAAAAATGAGATTATGCTAGCTTGGGGGGACACTGGAGGCAGTATTTTGTACGTAGTTTCTGACAAGAAGAAGGAATTCTTTCCAAAACTAAGCAATTGCAGTTGGCTGATCGTTGTTCTTA GATCTCTTGGGCAAGAATCAGCAGATG TTACTGAAGGCGGCAGTTCATGTGAGAACTCAAGcatgatttttatcaacaagCTAGAAGAGTTGCCTTCAACTGTATGCCACATAAATAGAAAGGTTTCAAAA GCAACTGGTAACAGTGTTGTGACTGTTGGATATGTTATGAAACCTTCACGTGAAGAAGATTTTGCTAAG AGGGGTGCATTTCCTTTGTATCCTACTCAAAATGGGTTGATATTCATGCCCCTCACCTTTGAGCTTCCTTTATCACCTCAATTACAAGAGGTTGACATAGTTCTCCATAAAGCAACTGATGGAATTAAATCCATTGAATTGAAGAGCCGTACAAACTTCTCTAACAGAATAGTTTACACCAGTGGCATGCAGGACTTACAAAG ATATTTGGAGGATCACCCAGATTGTTGTGTGATTGATTCATTTAACAACATCTACCCTGTGTTAGATCGGCTGGAAATTCAAGAAATTCTACTTTGCTTGGAGGATCTCAAAACTGAAGGCCGCTCTACAATCAGGGGCCCCCGTTTCTTGAAG GTTGATAGTTTCAAAGAACCTGATTTGCTGCAAAGGCTGTCTGAAGCTAAATTATCTCTTCCAAGTATAGTGAAGCCTCAAGTTGCATGTGGTGTAGCTAATGCTCACAATATG GCAATCATATTCAGAAATGAAGATTTTAAGGACTTGAGTGTTCCTCTTCCAGCTGTTGTGCAG GAATATGTGGATCATTCATCTACTTTGTACAAATTTTATGTCTTGGGTGAAAAAGTTTTCTATGCAGTTAAAAAGTCTACACCAAATGCTGATATCTTGATGAAATTATCTGAAAGTAATGGACTCAAACCTCTAGTCTTTGACAG CTTAAAATCTCTTCCCACTGCCAAAGAAGACCAGCATTATGGTGATGGTAATTGTTCCAAGGCCACTAATAGTTGTGTTGATCTTGATCTGGTTACAGACGCAGCAAATTGGCTTAGGGGAGTGCTTGATCTTACCATCTTTGGCTTTGATGTTGTT ATTCAGGAAGGCACTTGTGATCATGTCATTGTGGATGTAAATTATCTCCCATCTTTTAAGGAAGTTCCTGATGATATTGCAATACCTGCCTTTTGGGAGGCTATTAAGAagaaatttgaattgaaaaggTCAAAATAA
- the LOC115963529 gene encoding inositol 1,3,4-trisphosphate 5/6-kinase 4-like isoform X9 — translation MTTDAQALQGISYDLGLSDDKDLLGKNQQMATGNSVVTVGYVMKPSREEDFAKRGAFPLYPTQNGLIFMPLTFELPLSPQLQEVDIVLHKATDGIKSIELKSRTNFSNRIVYTSGMQDLQRYLEDHPDCCVIDSFNNIYPVLDRLEIQEILLCLEDLKTEGRSTIRGPRFLKVDSFKEPDLLQRLSEAKLSLPSIVKPQVACGVANAHNMAIIFRNEDFKDLSVPLPAVVQEYVDHSSTLYKFYVLGEKVFYAVKKSTPNADILMKLSESNGLKPLVFDSLKSLPTAKEDQHYGDGNCSKATNSCVDLDLVTDAANWLRGVLDLTIFGFDVVIQEGTCDHVIVDVNYLPSFKEVPDDIAIPAFWEAIKKKFELKRSK, via the exons GATCTCTTGGGCAAGAATCAGCAGATG GCAACTGGTAACAGTGTTGTGACTGTTGGATATGTTATGAAACCTTCACGTGAAGAAGATTTTGCTAAG AGGGGTGCATTTCCTTTGTATCCTACTCAAAATGGGTTGATATTCATGCCCCTCACCTTTGAGCTTCCTTTATCACCTCAATTACAAGAGGTTGACATAGTTCTCCATAAAGCAACTGATGGAATTAAATCCATTGAATTGAAGAGCCGTACAAACTTCTCTAACAGAATAGTTTACACCAGTGGCATGCAGGACTTACAAAG ATATTTGGAGGATCACCCAGATTGTTGTGTGATTGATTCATTTAACAACATCTACCCTGTGTTAGATCGGCTGGAAATTCAAGAAATTCTACTTTGCTTGGAGGATCTCAAAACTGAAGGCCGCTCTACAATCAGGGGCCCCCGTTTCTTGAAG GTTGATAGTTTCAAAGAACCTGATTTGCTGCAAAGGCTGTCTGAAGCTAAATTATCTCTTCCAAGTATAGTGAAGCCTCAAGTTGCATGTGGTGTAGCTAATGCTCACAATATG GCAATCATATTCAGAAATGAAGATTTTAAGGACTTGAGTGTTCCTCTTCCAGCTGTTGTGCAG GAATATGTGGATCATTCATCTACTTTGTACAAATTTTATGTCTTGGGTGAAAAAGTTTTCTATGCAGTTAAAAAGTCTACACCAAATGCTGATATCTTGATGAAATTATCTGAAAGTAATGGACTCAAACCTCTAGTCTTTGACAG CTTAAAATCTCTTCCCACTGCCAAAGAAGACCAGCATTATGGTGATGGTAATTGTTCCAAGGCCACTAATAGTTGTGTTGATCTTGATCTGGTTACAGACGCAGCAAATTGGCTTAGGGGAGTGCTTGATCTTACCATCTTTGGCTTTGATGTTGTT ATTCAGGAAGGCACTTGTGATCATGTCATTGTGGATGTAAATTATCTCCCATCTTTTAAGGAAGTTCCTGATGATATTGCAATACCTGCCTTTTGGGAGGCTATTAAGAagaaatttgaattgaaaaggTCAAAATAA